One Setaria italica strain Yugu1 chromosome I, Setaria_italica_v2.0, whole genome shotgun sequence DNA window includes the following coding sequences:
- the LOC101770869 gene encoding probable carbohydrate esterase At4g34215, whose product MSGRGGATSGVWDGVVPPECAPSPRILRLSPALRWEEAHEPLHADIDVGNVLGVGTGMPFAHAVLAAGKGAEATVGLVPCAQGGTPLANWTRGTELYERMVTRARAAMAGCNGGGELAAILWYQGETDAMKREDAELYQGRMEALVRDVRRDLGRPDLLVIQVGIATAQYNGKFLGRVREAQKAVTATVPNVKYVDAMGLPIASDKTHLTTEAQVQLGNMLAKSYLETL is encoded by the coding sequence AtgagcggccgcggcggcgccaccagCGGCGTCTGGGACGGCGTCGTGCCGCCCGAGtgcgcgccctcgccgcgcaTCCTCCGCCTCTCCCCCGCGCTCCGCTGGGAGGAGGCGCACGAGCCACTGCACGCCGACATCGACGTTGGCAACGTCCTCGGCGTCGGGACTGGCATGCCCTTCGCCcacgccgtgctcgccgccggcaagggCGCGGAGGCCACCGTGGGGCTCGTCCCCTGCGCGCAGGGCGGCACGCCCCTCGCCAACTGGACGCGGGGCACGGAGCTGTACGAGCGGATGGTGACGCGCGCCagggcggccatggccggctGCAACGGAGGCGGCGAGCTGGCCGCCATTCTATGGTACCAGGGGGAGACCGACGCCATGAAGCGGGAGGACGCCGAGCTCTACCAGGGGCGCATGGAGGCGCTCGTGCGCGACGTCCGCCGCGACCTCGGCCGGCCGGATCTCCTCGTCATCCAGGTCGGGATTGCGACTGCGCAGTACAACGGCAAGTTCCTCGGCCGTGTGAGGGAAGCTCAGAAGGCAGTCACGGCCACGGTCCCGAATGTCAAGTACGTCGACGCCATGGGGTTGCCCATTGCGAGCGATAAGACGCATCTTACCACTGAAGCTCAGGTCCAGCTCGGGAACATGCTAGCCAAGTCGTATCTAGAAACGCTGTAA